A section of the Rhipicephalus sanguineus isolate Rsan-2018 chromosome 11, BIME_Rsan_1.4, whole genome shotgun sequence genome encodes:
- the LOC119374030 gene encoding uncharacterized protein LOC119374030 translates to MGGNDWGRDVRDEVLGQLEGSGHEPGQVLEILHPKLPHSVACDDAHGGQTSGGDTDEVRTRTGAKCRKRSKGASEESIYEWLRENPVSPLTNIVRTPKWLADPVFRFIRLDDKRLQRAIQVFNDEMCSYTTLDFIEMYQHTQPLFDAPHGDLATFYMDVPASFDAMMELLNFQFNGIHEEVSAFVNNLYSLVEKAVPKKNCMEIVSPPSAGKNFFFDPVLSFYINRGTIRNFNRYTSFPLQDTVGRRILVWNEPNCESSAFDTVKKFFGGDVDSVAVKYSADQTISRTPVIVLSNNEVFPDDEAFNHGMWRYKWRACPPLKKYDKKIHPMALVLLFDAFVLEETYVGTRQLDQ, encoded by the coding sequence ATGGGAGGAAATGATTGGGGTCGCGACGTTAGAGATGAAGTTTTGGGACAACTCGAAGGTTCTGGACATGAGCCCGGGCAAGTTTTGGAAATACTGCACCCGAAACTTCCGCATTCAGTTGCTTGTGACGACGCCCATGGAGGTCAGACGAGCGGTGGAGACACTGACGAGGTACGCACAAGAACGGGTGCAAAGTGCCGAAAACGTTCAAAAGGAGCGTCGGAAGAATCCATCTACGAGTGGCTACGCGAAAACCCCGTATCGCCGTTGACAAACATTGTGCGCACCCCCAAGTGGCTGGCAGACCCGGTGTTTCGGTTCATTCGCCTGGACGACAAGCGCCTCCAACGAGCTATCCAGGTGTTTAATGACGAAATGTGCTCGTACACCACCTTggactttattgaaatgtaccagcacacccagcctctctttgatgccccacacggtgacctcgctaccttttacatggatgtgcccgcgtcatttgatgccatgatggaactattaaactttcagtttaatggcatccacgaggaagtgtcggcctttgtaaacaacctatatagcctggtcgagaaggcggtccccaagaaaaactgtatggagattgtgtcccctccgagtgcaggaaaaaactttttttttgaccccgttctttccttttacattaaccgcggtacgatccgcaactttaaccgctacactagctttccacttcaggacaccgtgggccgtcgcatcctggtgtggaacgagccaaactgtgagtcgtctgcttttgatactgttaaaaaattttttggtggtgacgtagattcggtggcggtcaagtactcggctgatcagaccatttccaggacgcccgtcattgtgctctcaaacaacgaggtgtttccagatgacgaggccttcaaccacggcatgtggcgctacaagtggcgagcgtgtcctccactaaagaaatacgacaagaagatccacccgatggccctggtcctcctgtttgatgcttttgtactcgaagaaacatacgtcggcacgcgccagcttgatcaataa
- the LOC119375342 gene encoding uncharacterized protein LOC119375342, giving the protein MAYQVEGEFITPAEFEDDSRWIRAVKAHRAAAAHQPITSTPPASTLSNTPALPPNPPPLLTTLRRHAPLPRLPAEDFKIVFRPGGGLDLRTTTNGALLQTLCTLATIDYATARAADRVRINPYNNSLTVSTPSESQRTPLPPCIGNPPGSISYPLRAYMAAQTTPSAASSTTPWTPKPGRDHPRSPVHECQHPYAIADARQMGRSKSILITFVGTTTLPLRDRLQLRSLPLTTPFRPKAEACTNCWTPATRGRLHQPKSASRLPLAEAHLTGSRPCKLRFDRERPSPSTHSKPQPPPPAPPPGPSSRAPGLPAPAADLHPVVPVLPAATAPSLSRPAQAGGVHHPTIATNTTAKPPLQIQELSLQLQAALARLSSPAPPPPSPAARLHERHLRRRQLRSP; this is encoded by the exons ATGGCGTACCAAGTCGAAGGCGAATTCATCACCCCTGCTGAGTTTGAAGATGACTCACGCTGGATCCGTGCCGTGAAAGCACACCGTGCAGCCGCGGCCCACCAGCCCATCACCTCGACGCCGCCTGCCTCGACCCTATCGAACACGCCTGCTCTACCGCCGAACCCACCCCCACTACTAACCACGCTTCGTCGTCACGCTCCTCTCCCTCGACTCCCAGCGGAGGACTTCAAGATCGTCTTCAGACCGGGAGGGGGGCTTGACCTCCGCACTACAACTAACGGTGCCCTGCTCCAAACACTCTGCACTCTTGCCACCATCGACTACGCCACCGCCCGAGCCGCTGACCGTGTACGAATCAATCCGTACAACAACTCACTTACTGTCAGCACCCCATCTGAGTCACAACGCACGCCTCTACCTCCGTGTATCGGAAATCCGCCTGGTTCCATCTCTTACCCCCTACGTGCCTACATGGCGGCACAGACAACGCCCTCCGCGGCATCATCTACAACGCCGTGGACTCCCAAACCAGGAAGAGATCATCCAAGATCTCCAGTCCATGAATGTCAACACCCCTACGCCATCGCCGATGCGCGCCAGATGGGGCGCTCCAAATCCATCCTCATCACCTTCGTTGGCACTACCACCCTTCCCCTCCGCGATCGTCTTCAATTGCGGAGTCTACCACTGACCACCCCGTTCCGCCCGAAAGCCGAGGCCTGCACGAACTGCTGGACTCCGGCCACGCGCGGACGTCTGCACCAGCCCAAGTCCGCCTCTCGGCTGCCGCTTGCG GAAGCCCACCTCACAGGCTCGCGCCCGTGCAAGCTCCGGTTCGACCGGGAACGGCCGTCACCCTCGACCCACTCTAAGCCCCAGCCTCCCCCACCAGCGCCACCACCGGGCCCATCCTCAAGAGCTCCCGGCCTTCCCGCCCCCGCCGCCGATCTACATCCCGTGGTGCCCGTTCTACCAGCCGCCACCGCTCCGTCTCTTTCCCGCCCTGCCCAGGCCGGAGGCGTCCACCACCCCACCATCGCTACCAACACCACAGCCAAACCACCG CTCCAAATTCAAGAGCTGTCGCTCCAGCTGCAGGCCGCGCTGGCGCGTCTGTCCTCtcccgctcctcctcctccttccccagCCGCGCGCCTACACGAACGCCATCTCCGCCGGCGCCAGCTGAGGAGTCCATGA